CGACGCCGTGAACTTCTGGCCGTCGAACTGGAAGTCGCTCGTCCGCTTCTCGACGACCTTGCCCTGGGTGCGTCCCTGCGAGGTGTTCCAGCTGACCCGGTCGCCTTTCGAGAGGTCGTTCGCCACGGCGGTCCCTTCGTTCGTTGTGCGGGCCGCCGGGATGCGGCATCCGTCCTCGGATCCTCGCCGCGTGCGACGCCAGGCGGAACGGGGTTGACGGCCCGGCCCGCGGGCTCTTCCGTGATTCCACGGTGCGTCGTAAGTTCGGGACGTGGTGGATCGTGCGGTGCCCAACCTTCCTTCGCGGTCGTTCGAAGCGACGAAGGAGTTCTACGGCGGCTTCGGATTCGAGGTCGTCTACGACGACGGCGGCTGGCTGATCCTGGGCCGGGGAACGGTCGTGCTCGAGTTCTTCCTCGCGCCGGAGCACGACCCGTATGCGAGCTGGTTCATGGCGAGCATCCGTGTCGCCGACCTCGACGAGCTCTTCGCCGCCGTCCGGGCCAGCGGAGTGCCCGAGGTCGTGACCGGCATCCCGCGGCTCATCCCGATCGCCCTGCAGGAGTGGGGTCAGCGCGCCGGCTACCTCATCGACCTCGACGGCACGCAGCTGCACCTCATCGAGGACGCCGGCTGAGGTGACGTACCCGATCGGATCGACCGGCGAGGTCGGTGGACCCGACGGCTACTCCTACGGGGCCGTGCTGGTCCGGCCAGGAGCCGCCGAGCGCACTCGCGTCGAAGAGGTGCTGCGCCGCGTGCGCTTCTCGGGATGGATCGGGCCGAGCCAGGGGGAGTGGCTGGTCGTCCTCGGCGATCCGGGCGCGGGGGTGGTCGCGGCGGAGCGTCGCGGCATCATCGAAGTCGGCGGCGCGATCGCCCAGGCGACGGAGGCGGCGGTCTTCGCGGTGCGCGTGCGACGCGATCGGCAGCTCGCGATCGTCGCGTGGCGCGACGGCGCCGAGATCGGCCGGTACGCGAGCGACCCGTCTCAGGAGCCCGGCGCCGACGACGACGTCATCGCGGAGCCCGTCGGGGTCGCGTCGGCCTTCGCGTTCGCCGGGCTCGCGGGACGGGAGGATGCCGCGGACGACCTTGCGGAGCTGCTCGGCGAGGAGCTCGATCCCGACAGCGTGTACGAATCCGAGCGCCTGCGGCACGTGCTGCGCCTGCTCGGGATGCCGGACTGGA
This genomic interval from Microbacterium sp. 4R-513 contains the following:
- a CDS encoding DUF2945 domain-containing protein; the encoded protein is MANDLSKGDRVSWNTSQGRTQGKVVEKRTSDFQFDGQKFTASSDEPSYIVESEKSGERAAHKGSALRKLS
- a CDS encoding VOC family protein is translated as MPNLPSRSFEATKEFYGGFGFEVVYDDGGWLILGRGTVVLEFFLAPEHDPYASWFMASIRVADLDELFAAVRASGVPEVVTGIPRLIPIALQEWGQRAGYLIDLDGTQLHLIEDAG